The sequence CTAACATTTCCTTGAGAGCATTTGCAGGTCTTTGAATGATTTCTCCTGCTGCAATTCTATTAACTACTGTCTCATCCAACTTCAAAATGTTCTTTGGTTTTTTAGTTGTCTTATCCATCTTGGCcaacaaaaagaatttcaacaaTCATTCAACAATCAACATAAAAGTACACTTCAGAGAAAGCGTAATATAGACAAGAGACAAATTCACAGACTCGCGCTCTCGCAGTCGACAGCAATTCgttcaaaatttttgatcaatgTGAGTAAAAACAGGGTTGCCTGTCTAAACAAAACTTGCCTATTGCGACGACGGTGATCTGGCAATGCCCACAAATTCACAAACCCTAAGGGCATCGAGGGCTTACCGAGAAGTTGAAGTTGAATgtcctaaaaattaaaacaaaacaattccttatttaaaaaatttgttatagtATGGATTCTGTTAGTAGTTCTTAGATGTAGGATCGACTGGACTAGTTACCACATTCTTTACAAGCTTGCGGAATACAAAACTTGCTTTCATCATGAgtgaaaacaacaagaaaatgcaGCTTGAACTGCTGATGGAAAAACTAAGGCACAAAACAAACCATCTAAATTTAACAGATTGCGCCAAAACATTTCGAATGACTATTCTGGTACGGAAAAACTTCATCTTAACtagtagttttaaaaaatatatgtttcttttcatttacagGAAAAACGCTACAATAATGACAGTGTAGAGAAACTGCAGTACCAAAAATGTCTTGATCTCCTTCAAACCAACATGAAAGTTACTTCATTGCAGTCTATGCTGGAAAGACTTGAAAGCATATCTAGACAAGCAGGGTAAGAGATTTTTCATTTGGGTACCTTCACATATGCAATCCTACATATTAGTTATCTTTCTGCACAGATTGAAATTCACAGCTGATGGTTCAGGAAGGGCTTTTTTCATTTCGTCTGATATGTTTTACTTGGAAGTAATTGTAGAACAAGGAGGATCTGTGTGTGAAGTTCATATTCAACATGAAGGGAAAAGTGAACCCCAAACTTGCAATGAAATTGCTGTGTGTTTGAATTcaggaaatttttcaaaattcactAGCCATCTGCAGGTGAAATTTAGTTTCTTTTAATatctttaaaatatattttatcaAGTTTACAAATAATCCATAATTTTGAATTATCCTTACAGGGTCTGTGTGCTATATACCAAGTTAGTGCAGATAAAAAACTGAAAGCTAAGGCTTTTGCTGCTTTAAGTGCCCTAGAAATGGATTTGGTTTCAGTGTCAAAACTTCAAGCTTACAGACAAGATATTGTGACCCTTGTTCACAAATCGCCTCTTGGCATCCTAATGCCAAGGGTTGGAGGGTTGCCACTTACTCTcacatattttctttctccgtaTGACTTGATGAACGTACAATCTCCGACTATTGCCATGACGCAGGAGAAAATATTAGAGAATAATGCTGGGATTTCATGCACACTTGGTATTGACAGCTCTACCAATTTCCAACTACCGGTAATTTCACAACGAAGGATTgtgttaattttgattttaatattttttttcctccttagATTTCTCCGCTTTTTTCCGTCAACCGAAACTCTGACGGAGAAAGTGTACCGGCGTTTTCACCTCTTAGCGCTACCAACAGTGCATCTTTGCCGGCAAACTTTGTTCTTCGAATGCGTGATCCGCTGGTGctttgtttttcgtttgccCAACAAATAAAGGTAACTTTTTTTACCCACGAATAGTTTGAACTCATTTAAAACTCCATGCATTTGTGCAGTCTATTACAGGAATGGAACTTGGAAACTGGGATGAACCTGAGTATTTGTTTCGTTCTCTGGTCAAAACTGTTTCCAAAGGACAAATGGAATGCCCTGGTAACGAAGACCGAATATCCAGAGCGCTTCACGTAACCTTACCTGATCAGCAGCACAGCTACTTTGTTACTGAGAGCGAAGACGTTGCATTAAAATGCTGTTGTATCACCTCCATTCCATTTTGGTAAATATTGCCCTTCGTTTTGCGGTGGTGATTCaaagtaatttattttcttttaatttttatagcCATCCGTCACACGTACCGCAGATCCTAGCCATTCTGAGAAGACAAGGTCTACTTAATGTGTTGCTTTCTTCCTGCATTCGTCCTAAAAGTCAAACAGATTCGGGTGCCGCCTTGACTTTTGAGATTAGTGCTATTTCTCTGGATCACATGTCTGTGACATTTGAGCATCCCCTTCTGGAACAAATGTGTTCTGTAGAAATTGATTTAGGCATGGATCCCACTTTTATCCGATGCAGTCTCTTTGGAGCAGACGAAGAAAGGTCATCAAGTGATGAATATGCTACCAAAGTGTTACAGCGATGTCTGTCGATTCCAGTGACCATGAGAGCAATCTTACGTCAGGTAAAAtgccaaattttattttctagattTATTGTGCGTTATACTTCatttcaataatttatttagatgCAATCGTCATCTTCACGTTGGACGAACGGATCAGATCACCAAGGATCGTTTGAGCGTCGTTTTCAACCTCACATTAATGGAGACTCAGATTCCCATCCAGGATCCAATGGGCAGTATGGCAACCCTTCCTTTACAGCCGGAGGTGGTGGAGGTTTTGACGCTGGACATTCACCCCGGACACACAACATGGGAAATTCTGACGTTGTAATGACGCACCAATCAAATCCAATTCTTCACGCGTCAACTCCGAAGGAAACCGATAATGAGTGCTTTGGTGTGGAAATGGAAAAGTCGGAAGACGTCGTCTCTCTCGTTGAAGATACTACTTCAACAAATCGAAGTAATTGAAACGAAAGCACAAGTCGTCTTCTGTTTTTACTTGATTGATTGTCAATCGCTTGTTAAACTATAAAATTGTGAATTAAAGTATTTCAGTTACGAGTTGTATTTTCTTTGGTAATGTTAAACCGTCTTTTCCTTCAGGTAAAACTCTGTTTCCTCCGGCGTCCGAATCGAGGATTCCTACCACACTAGGGAATGCTGATTCTAAATATAGGTGTGAAAGTTACAGATTATTTATACCTCTGATTCAAATCCATTTGACTGTATGGTCTCATTATATAGTGCCATCTCACACTCATCGGATTCGGTACTGGGCGTTACTCTGAACAATACCACGGCGCATCTCAACGCAGTTCGTAAACCCAACAATGACGTATCGTTGAAATCTGATTCGATTGACATGGACGTAAGTGTGATTGAACCAGTAGCAGACGGCAACCAAATAATTGCAGAAGATGCCGATTCCCTTTCATCAAATGATGCGGTTGCTGCATTGCTGAACGTTACAAAGAGCAAAGAATCATCTTCTCCAAAAAACAAATCTGCTTACCCATCTGTCAGCATAACACCCGTGAACTCTCTACACACTAGCTCACTTGCTACAACTTATCCAAACATTAACTTGGAACGCCGTCCAGGAATTGAGATAATTCCTTTCAGCAAGGATTCGCCATCGTCAAGTATACCTAGCTCATTGACCATCACTCCAGTTGGTGGGAAACCGACAAAGGATAAAAGCAAGTACAAAGATTTCCGCTTGAAAGAGGGTCTCACCCTTGATTCTGAGACTAAAGACCGAGATCGCGAGAAAGAGCGAgaaaggaaggaaagaaagcGAAGGAGGGAAGGAGAAAAGTCGCCTTCTAGCGGTGGCAGTGGTGGAAAACCGACAAAAATGATGAACCTAAGTGCTACTCTAATGGGGCCGCCTGGAGCTCTATTGAAAATGGATTCAAGTCCTAAACTGAACCATAAAAATAGCAGCAGTGGAAGTAACAGCATTTCCACGCCACCCAGTAATGCCAGTTTGAGTCCTCTTACTTCTCCTTCCAAATCCAGCAGCAAAAGTTCAACACCGTCAAGCAGCCCAAAACACCCTAGCTCGGGTGGTAAACCATCAATGTCGGCTCTTTCTATGTCAGCTCTCAAATGTAAGTAATCTGTCTTCAGATaccttttttaatataatattCTTTTCTTAGTACagtgttttgacagctgatgCTTCTTTGTTGACAGGTACGACATCACCGTCTTCGAAATCAAAGAAGAGCAAAGACAGAGATCGCGAAAGAAGTGACAAGGAACGCGACC is a genomic window of Daphnia pulicaria isolate SC F1-1A chromosome 2, SC_F0-13Bv2, whole genome shotgun sequence containing:
- the LOC124326985 gene encoding mediator of RNA polymerase II transcription subunit 1-like isoform X3, with product MSENNKKMQLELLMEKLRHKTNHLNLTDCAKTFRMTILEKRYNNDSVEKLQYQKCLDLLQTNMKVTSLQSMLERLESISRQAGLKFTADGSGRAFFISSDMFYLEVIVEQGGSVCEVHIQHEGKSEPQTCNEIAVCLNSGNFSKFTSHLQGLCAIYQVSADKKLKAKAFAALSALEMDLVSVSKLQAYRQDIVTLVHKSPLGILMPRVGGLPLTLTYFLSPYDLMNVQSPTIAMTQEKILENNAGISCTLGIDSSTNFQLPISPLFSVNRNSDGESVPAFSPLSATNSASLPANFVLRMRDPLVLCFSFAQQIKSITGMELGNWDEPEYLFRSLVKTVSKGQMECPGNEDRISRALHVTLPDQQHSYFVTESEDVALKCCCITSIPFCHPSHVPQILAILRRQGLLNVLLSSCIRPKSQTDSGAALTFEISAISLDHMSVTFEHPLLEQMCSVEIDLGMDPTFIRCSLFGADEERSSSDEYATKVLQRCLSIPVTMRAILRQMQSSSSRWTNGSDHQGSFERRFQPHINGDSDSHPGSNGQYGNPSFTAGGGGGFDAGHSPRTHNMGNSDVVMTHQSNPILHASTPKETDNECFGVEMEKSEDVVSLVEDTTSTNRSKTLFPPASESRIPTTLGNADSKYSAISHSSDSVLGVTLNNTTAHLNAVRKPNNDVSLKSDSIDMDVSVIEPVADGNQIIAEDADSLSSNDAVAALLNVTKSKESSSPKNKSAYPSVSITPVNSLHTSSLATTYPNINLERRPGIEIIPFSKDSPSSSIPSSLTITPVGGKPTKDKSKYKDFRLKEGLTLDSETKDRDREKERERKERKRRREGEKSPSSGGSGGKPTKMMNLSATLMGPPGALLKMDSSPKLNHKNSSSGSNSISTPPSNASLSPLTSPSKSSSKSSTPSSSPKHPSSGGKPSMSALSMSALKSDASLLTGTTSPSSKSKKSKDRDRERSDKERDRDKDRDRDRDRDKDKDKERDRDKDRDRDRDRDKERSRDREKKSRTPTPTSNHHHSRGPPLLKTKSLDFSLAVEDKSEESKEDNSFNSILALATANSEMLPSQMDLQSSIHTVTQELLSFSPPILSDSENCKLSGNTGGISADGLMSCPSSGNPNKSPLRSRKSSLSAVIDKLRSQHNPESDIFQNSGPKYTGDPAMRMEQSEGRSNYMDEFMEESDSSTSPKPNDAEDNMHFNRIHSGSNSPSDPFSQDDSGINETTDAHEGELNGESLPDKEFVKPFPPPSARGTYDLL
- the LOC124326985 gene encoding mediator of RNA polymerase II transcription subunit 1-like isoform X1, with amino-acid sequence MSENNKKMQLELLMEKLRHKTNHLNLTDCAKTFRMTILEKRYNNDSVEKLQYQKCLDLLQTNMKVTSLQSMLERLESISRQAGLKFTADGSGRAFFISSDMFYLEVIVEQGGSVCEVHIQHEGKSEPQTCNEIAVCLNSGNFSKFTSHLQGLCAIYQVSADKKLKAKAFAALSALEMDLVSVSKLQAYRQDIVTLVHKSPLGILMPRVGGLPLTLTYFLSPYDLMNVQSPTIAMTQEKILENNAGISCTLGIDSSTNFQLPISPLFSVNRNSDGESVPAFSPLSATNSASLPANFVLRMRDPLVLCFSFAQQIKSITGMELGNWDEPEYLFRSLVKTVSKGQMECPGNEDRISRALHVTLPDQQHSYFVTESEDVALKCCCITSIPFCHPSHVPQILAILRRQGLLNVLLSSCIRPKSQTDSGAALTFEISAISLDHMSVTFEHPLLEQMCSVEIDLGMDPTFIRCSLFGADEERSSSDEYATKVLQRCLSIPVTMRAILRQMQSSSSRWTNGSDHQGSFERRFQPHINGDSDSHPGSNGQYGNPSFTAGGGGGFDAGHSPRTHNMGNSDVVMTHQSNPILHASTPKETDNECFGVEMEKSEDVVSLVEDTTSTNRSKTLFPPASESRIPTTLGNADSKYSAISHSSDSVLGVTLNNTTAHLNAVRKPNNDVSLKSDSIDMDVSVIEPVADGNQIIAEDADSLSSNDAVAALLNVTKSKESSSPKNKSAYPSVSITPVNSLHTSSLATTYPNINLERRPGIEIIPFSKDSPSSSIPSSLTITPVGGKPTKDKSKYKDFRLKEGLTLDSETKDRDREKERERKERKRRREGEKSPSSGGSGGKPTKMMNLSATLMGPPGALLKMDSSPKLNHKNSSSGSNSISTPPSNASLSPLTSPSKSSSKSSTPSSSPKHPSSGGKPSMSALSMSALKSDASLLTGTTSPSSKSKKSKDRDRERSDKERDRDKDRDRDRDRDKDKDKERDRDKDRDRDRDRDKERSRDREKKSRTPTPTSNHHHSRGPPLLKTKSLDFSLAVEDKSEESKEDNSFNSILALATANSEMLPSQMDLQSSIHTVTQELLSFSPPILSDSENCKLSGNTGGISADGLMSCPSSGNPNKSPLRSRKSSLSAVIDKLRSQHNPESDIFQNSGPKYTGDPAMRMEQSEGRSNYMDEFMEESDSSTSPKPNDAEDNMHFNRIHSGSNSPSDPFSQDDSGINETTDAHEGELNGESLPDKEFVKPFPPPSARGTYGIRPHGFLSNSEADLNPNSPSVSVHIVNVPSPLALQQTRSPLANQLALVTAASGPSPASSTSQSSPCIIDDDLMDEALVGLGK
- the LOC124326985 gene encoding mediator of RNA polymerase II transcription subunit 1-like isoform X2, which translates into the protein MSENNKKMQLELLMEKLRHKTNHLNLTDCAKTFRMTILEKRYNNDSVEKLQYQKCLDLLQTNMKVTSLQSMLERLESISRQAGLKFTADGSGRAFFISSDMFYLEVIVEQGGSVCEVHIQHEGKSEPQTCNEIAVCLNSGNFSKFTSHLQGLCAIYQVSADKKLKAKAFAALSALEMDLVSVSKLQAYRQDIVTLVHKSPLGILMPRVGGLPLTLTYFLSPYDLMNVQSPTIAMTQEKILENNAGISCTLGIDSSTNFQLPISPLFSVNRNSDGESVPAFSPLSATNSASLPANFVLRMRDPLVLCFSFAQQIKSITGMELGNWDEPEYLFRSLVKTVSKGQMECPGNEDRISRALHVTLPDQQHSYFVTESEDVALKCCCITSIPFCHPSHVPQILAILRRQGLLNVLLSSCIRPKSQTDSGAALTFEISAISLDHMSVTFEHPLLEQMCSVEIDLGMDPTFIRCSLFGADEERSSSDEYATKVLQRCLSIPVTMRAILRQMQSSSSRWTNGSDHQGSFERRFQPHINGDSDSHPGSNGQYGNPSFTAGGGGGFDAGHSPRTHNMGNSDVVMTHQSNPILHASTPKETDNECFGVEMEKSEDVVSLVEDTTSTNRSKTLFPPASESRIPTTLGNADSKYSAISHSSDSVLGVTLNNTTAHLNAVRKPNNDVSLKSDSIDMDVSVIEPVADGNQIIAEDADSLSSNDAVAALLNVTKSKESSSPKNKSAYPSVSITPVNSLHTSSLATTYPNINLERRPGIEIIPFSKDSPSSSIPSSLTITPVGGKPTKDKSKYKDFRLKEGLTLDSETKDRDREKERERKERKRRREGEKSPSSGGSGGKPTKMMNLSATLMGPPGALLKMDSSPKLNHKNSSSGSNSISTPPSNASLSPLTSPSKSSSKSSTPSSSPKHPSSGGKPSMSALSMSALKCTTSPSSKSKKSKDRDRERSDKERDRDKDRDRDRDRDKDKDKERDRDKDRDRDRDRDKERSRDREKKSRTPTPTSNHHHSRGPPLLKTKSLDFSLAVEDKSEESKEDNSFNSILALATANSEMLPSQMDLQSSIHTVTQELLSFSPPILSDSENCKLSGNTGGISADGLMSCPSSGNPNKSPLRSRKSSLSAVIDKLRSQHNPESDIFQNSGPKYTGDPAMRMEQSEGRSNYMDEFMEESDSSTSPKPNDAEDNMHFNRIHSGSNSPSDPFSQDDSGINETTDAHEGELNGESLPDKEFVKPFPPPSARGTYGIRPHGFLSNSEADLNPNSPSVSVHIVNVPSPLALQQTRSPLANQLALVTAASGPSPASSTSQSSPCIIDDDLMDEALVGLGK